A genome region from Nicotiana tabacum cultivar K326 chromosome 13, ASM71507v2, whole genome shotgun sequence includes the following:
- the LOC107778299 gene encoding protein BTR1 isoform X2 gives MAMEGGAQSDYNSSTEGLQEHSSSPRKSLSPPPSSDHEGNTISVKFLLSNAEAGSIIGKGGSTISDFQIRSGARIQLSRNNEFFPGTMDRIVMVSGPVEDVLKAVDFILNKLLCESYVEDGGNVDPRSKVRLVVPNSSCGGIIGKGGAMIKAFIEDSHAGIKISSQDDNFPGLHDRLVIVTGTLGEQMRAIELILHKLAEDSHYIQNMNAPFPYAVYVGMNYGPRNGVGGRFPANRYQNNVQSNSEDRNNSVTIGVADEHIGLVLGRNGRSIMEISQQSGARIKISDRGDFISGTSDRKVTITGSQRAISMAESMISQKVARVSESDEFVKG, from the exons ATGGCAATGGAAGGAGGAGCACAATCTGACTACAATTCGTCTACTGAAGGTCTGCAGGAGCACTCTTCTTCGCCTCGCAAATCTctctctcctcctccttcttcag ACCATGAGGGGAACACAATATCTGTCAAGTTCCTTCTATCAAATGCTGAGGCTGGTTCAATTATTGGAAAGGGTGGCTCAACAATCAGTGATTTTCAGATTCGTTCTGGGGCAAGAATTCAGTTGTCACGCAACAATGAATTTTTCCCTGGTACCATGGATAGAATTGTAATGGTATCTGGGCCTGTTGAAGATGTACTCAAGGCAGTTGATTTTATTCTTAATAAACTGCTATGTGAG TCTTATGTTGAAGATGGTGGTAATGTTGACCCGCGATCAAAAGTTAGACTAGTTGTGCCCAACAGCTCTTGTGGTGGAATTATTGGGAAGGGAGGAGCTATGATAAA GGCATTTATTGAAGACTCTCATGCTGGCATAAAAATATCATCTCAGGATGACAATTTTCCAGGACTGCATGATAGGTTAGTAATAGTGACTGGAACTCTTGGGGAGCAGATGCGGGCTATTGAATTGATTCTACATAAGTTGGCTGAAGACTCTCATTATATACAGAACATGAATGCTCCGTTTCCTTATGCAG TTTATGTTGGAATGAACTATGGACCACGAAATGGAGTCGGAGGGAGATTTCCGGCTAACAGATATCAGAACAACGTCCAGTCTAATTCT GAAGATAGGAACAATTCTGTCACTATTGGTGTTGCTGATGAGCATATTGGTTTAGTGCTTGGCCGGAACGGAAGGAGTATAATGGAGATCAGTCAG CAAAGTGGAGCTAGAATAAAGATATCAGATAGGGGTGATTTCATTTCAGGTACTTCAGACAG GAAGGTAACTATTACAGGATCTCAAAGAGCGATCAGCATGGCCGAGTCCATGATATCTCAGAAAGTAGCTAGAGTTTCTGAGAG TGATGAGTTTGTGAAAGGCTGA
- the LOC107778299 gene encoding protein BTR1 isoform X1: MAMEGGAQSDYNSSTEGLQEHSSSPRKSLSPPPSSDHEGNTISVKFLLSNAEAGSIIGKGGSTISDFQIRSGARIQLSRNNEFFPGTMDRIVMVSGPVEDVLKAVDFILNKLLCESYVEDGGNVDPRSKVRLVVPNSSCGGIIGKGGAMIKAFIEDSHAGIKISSQDDNFPGLHDRLVIVTGTLGEQMRAIELILHKLAEDSHYIQNMNAPFPYAAVYVGMNYGPRNGVGGRFPANRYQNNVQSNSEDRNNSVTIGVADEHIGLVLGRNGRSIMEISQQSGARIKISDRGDFISGTSDRKVTITGSQRAISMAESMISQKVARVSESDEFVKG; the protein is encoded by the exons ATGGCAATGGAAGGAGGAGCACAATCTGACTACAATTCGTCTACTGAAGGTCTGCAGGAGCACTCTTCTTCGCCTCGCAAATCTctctctcctcctccttcttcag ACCATGAGGGGAACACAATATCTGTCAAGTTCCTTCTATCAAATGCTGAGGCTGGTTCAATTATTGGAAAGGGTGGCTCAACAATCAGTGATTTTCAGATTCGTTCTGGGGCAAGAATTCAGTTGTCACGCAACAATGAATTTTTCCCTGGTACCATGGATAGAATTGTAATGGTATCTGGGCCTGTTGAAGATGTACTCAAGGCAGTTGATTTTATTCTTAATAAACTGCTATGTGAG TCTTATGTTGAAGATGGTGGTAATGTTGACCCGCGATCAAAAGTTAGACTAGTTGTGCCCAACAGCTCTTGTGGTGGAATTATTGGGAAGGGAGGAGCTATGATAAA GGCATTTATTGAAGACTCTCATGCTGGCATAAAAATATCATCTCAGGATGACAATTTTCCAGGACTGCATGATAGGTTAGTAATAGTGACTGGAACTCTTGGGGAGCAGATGCGGGCTATTGAATTGATTCTACATAAGTTGGCTGAAGACTCTCATTATATACAGAACATGAATGCTCCGTTTCCTTATGCAG CAGTTTATGTTGGAATGAACTATGGACCACGAAATGGAGTCGGAGGGAGATTTCCGGCTAACAGATATCAGAACAACGTCCAGTCTAATTCT GAAGATAGGAACAATTCTGTCACTATTGGTGTTGCTGATGAGCATATTGGTTTAGTGCTTGGCCGGAACGGAAGGAGTATAATGGAGATCAGTCAG CAAAGTGGAGCTAGAATAAAGATATCAGATAGGGGTGATTTCATTTCAGGTACTTCAGACAG GAAGGTAACTATTACAGGATCTCAAAGAGCGATCAGCATGGCCGAGTCCATGATATCTCAGAAAGTAGCTAGAGTTTCTGAGAG TGATGAGTTTGTGAAAGGCTGA
- the LOC107778299 gene encoding protein BTR1 isoform X3, translating to MAMEGGAQSDYNSSTEGLQEHSSSPRKSLSPPPSSDHEGNTISVKFLLSNAEAGSIIGKGGSTISDFQIRSGARIQLSRNNEFFPGTMDRIVMVSGPVEDVLKAVDFILNKLLCESYVEDGGNVDPRSKVRLVVPNSSCGGIIGKGGAMIKAFIEDSHAGIKISSQDDNFPGLHDRLVIVTGTLGEQMRAIELILHKLAEDSHYIQNMNAPFPYAAVYVGMNYGPRNGVGGRFPANRYQNNVQSNSEDRNNSVTIGVADEHIGLVLGRNGRSIMEISQQSGARIKISDRGDFISGTSDRKVTITGSQRAISMAESMISQKVARVSER from the exons ATGGCAATGGAAGGAGGAGCACAATCTGACTACAATTCGTCTACTGAAGGTCTGCAGGAGCACTCTTCTTCGCCTCGCAAATCTctctctcctcctccttcttcag ACCATGAGGGGAACACAATATCTGTCAAGTTCCTTCTATCAAATGCTGAGGCTGGTTCAATTATTGGAAAGGGTGGCTCAACAATCAGTGATTTTCAGATTCGTTCTGGGGCAAGAATTCAGTTGTCACGCAACAATGAATTTTTCCCTGGTACCATGGATAGAATTGTAATGGTATCTGGGCCTGTTGAAGATGTACTCAAGGCAGTTGATTTTATTCTTAATAAACTGCTATGTGAG TCTTATGTTGAAGATGGTGGTAATGTTGACCCGCGATCAAAAGTTAGACTAGTTGTGCCCAACAGCTCTTGTGGTGGAATTATTGGGAAGGGAGGAGCTATGATAAA GGCATTTATTGAAGACTCTCATGCTGGCATAAAAATATCATCTCAGGATGACAATTTTCCAGGACTGCATGATAGGTTAGTAATAGTGACTGGAACTCTTGGGGAGCAGATGCGGGCTATTGAATTGATTCTACATAAGTTGGCTGAAGACTCTCATTATATACAGAACATGAATGCTCCGTTTCCTTATGCAG CAGTTTATGTTGGAATGAACTATGGACCACGAAATGGAGTCGGAGGGAGATTTCCGGCTAACAGATATCAGAACAACGTCCAGTCTAATTCT GAAGATAGGAACAATTCTGTCACTATTGGTGTTGCTGATGAGCATATTGGTTTAGTGCTTGGCCGGAACGGAAGGAGTATAATGGAGATCAGTCAG CAAAGTGGAGCTAGAATAAAGATATCAGATAGGGGTGATTTCATTTCAGGTACTTCAGACAG GAAGGTAACTATTACAGGATCTCAAAGAGCGATCAGCATGGCCGAGTCCATGATATCTCAGAAAGTAGCTAGAGTTTCTGAGAGGTGA
- the LOC107778300 gene encoding histone H2B-like, giving the protein MAPKAEKKPAEKKPAAEKTPAAEKTPKPKAGKKLPKDSGAAAAGDKKKKRAKKSVETYKIYIFKVLKQVHPDIGISSKAMGIMNSFINDIFEKLAQESSRLARYNKKPTITSREIQTAVRLVLPGELAKHAVSEGTKAVTKFTSS; this is encoded by the coding sequence ATGGCACCAAAAGCCGAGAAAAAGCCCGCCGAGAAGAAACCAGCAGCAGAAAAAACCCCCGCCGCAGAGAAAACTCCGAAGCCAAAGGCCGGCAAAAAACTGCCGAAGGACAGCGGTGCTGCAGCTGCCGGagacaagaagaagaagagagcgAAAAAGTCAGTTGAAACCTACAAGATCTACATCTTCAAGGTGCTGAAACAAGTACATCCTGATATAGGTATTTCAAGTAAAGCTATGGGAATAATGAACAGTTTCATCAACGATATTTTCGAGAAGCTTGCTCAGGAATCTTCTAGACTTGCTAGGTACAACAAGAAGCCAACTATTACTTCTCGGGAAATTCAGACTGCTGTGAGACTTGTACTTCCTGGTGAATTGGCTAAGCACGCTGTTTCTGAAGGCACTAAGGCTGTTACGAAATTCACTAGCTCTTGA
- the LOC107778302 gene encoding uncharacterized protein LOC107778302 translates to MALSSASSSLTNLSYIPFHYKNPRFPTTSVPYALLNLTSSSDDSSKRSLRITADSAPKARFIARRKESLSVKQLQRPLMEYMSLPASQYSVLDAERIERVDDSTFRCYVYRFKFFAFEVCPVLLVRVEEQPDGCCIKLLSCKLEGSPIVVAQNDKFDASMVNKISYDSGRRDSPVQQLTSDAVIEVNIEIPFAFRAIPVQAIESTGAQVLDQILRIMLPRFMAQLAKDYQAWASGDTSRQPLGTGQI, encoded by the exons ATggcgctgagttcagcttcttcTTCACTAACAAATCTAAGCTACATTCCCTTTCATTACAAAAACCCTAGATTCCCTACAACCTCTGTTCCTTATGCATTATTGAACTTAACCTCTTCGTCTGACGATTCTTCAAAGCGTTCACTCCGCATTACAGCTGATTCTGCTCCCAAAGCTCGATTCATTGCCCGACGTAAAGAATCTCTTTCCGTTAAACAACTTCAACGTCCGCTAA TGGAGTATATGAGCTTGCCGGCGAGCCAGTACTCGGTGTTGGATGCGGAGAGGATTGAACGAGTGGATGATAGTACATTCAGGTGTTATGTATATAGGTTCAAGTTCTTTGCATTTGAAGTGTGCCCTGTTTTGTTGGTTAGAGTTGAGGAGCAGCCTGATGGATGTTGTATCAAGCTGTTGTCTTGCAAG CTTGAGGGATCTCCTATTGTGGTCGCCCAAAATGATAAATTTGACG CTTCTATGGTGAACAAAATATCGTATGATAGCGGGAGAAGAGACTCACCTGTGCAGCAACTCACTTCAGATGCTGTTATCGAG GTGAACATTGAAATTCCCTTTGCATTTCGAGCAATTCCAGTGCAGGCAATCGAGTCAACTGGTGCTCAGGTCCTAGATCAGATACTGAGGATCATGCTTCCTAGGTTTATGGCACAG CTAGCCAAGGACTATCAAGCTTGGGCGTCAGGTGACACTTCGAGGCAGCCTCTAGGAACTGGTCAGATTTGA